Proteins from a genomic interval of Rhodospirillaceae bacterium:
- a CDS encoding phosphocholine cytidylyltransferase family protein, which produces MKAIILSAGQGSRLLPLTEKKPKCLLPAGKKTLIEWQIDHLVKAGVKDFVVVVGFYAQDVEALLKKINYPGVTIRTLFNPFYKVADNLGSCWLARPEMNQDFMIVNGDTLFEVEIPRRLLTGPKADITVTVDSKDSYDADDMKVKRQGSRLLEIGKTLPLDQVNAESIGMLLFRGQGVQDFSKQVDESMRQAEGLKWWYLRVIGLIAQKKTVETCLIKGLQWGEVDFPVDLAKVEQLVKNW; this is translated from the coding sequence ATGAAAGCTATTATCTTGAGTGCGGGTCAAGGATCACGGTTGTTGCCGCTGACTGAGAAAAAACCAAAATGTTTATTGCCAGCAGGGAAAAAAACCTTGATCGAATGGCAAATTGACCACCTGGTCAAGGCGGGTGTGAAAGATTTTGTCGTGGTGGTTGGGTTCTATGCCCAGGATGTAGAAGCGTTGCTGAAAAAAATCAATTATCCGGGTGTTACGATCCGTACCCTTTTTAACCCCTTTTACAAGGTGGCGGATAATCTGGGCAGTTGTTGGCTGGCAAGACCCGAGATGAACCAGGATTTTATGATTGTCAACGGCGATACCCTGTTTGAGGTGGAAATACCCCGCCGCTTGTTAACGGGCCCCAAGGCCGATATTACGGTTACGGTTGACAGCAAAGATTCGTATGATGCCGATGATATGAAAGTCAAACGCCAAGGATCGCGGCTGTTGGAAATTGGGAAAACCCTGCCTTTAGACCAGGTCAATGCCGAATCGATTGGCATGCTATTATTCCGGGGCCAGGGTGTGCAAGATTTCAGCAAACAGGTTGATGAAAGCATGCGCCAAGCCGAAGGCCTGAAATGGTGGTATCTGCGAGTGATTGGCCTGATTGCCCAGAAAAAAACAGTTGAAACCTGTTTGATCAAAGGGTTGCAATGGGGTGAGGTGGATTTCCCTGTTGATCTGGCGAAGGTAGAACAGTTGGTCAAGAACTGGTAG
- a CDS encoding LysR family transcriptional regulator, producing the protein MNHTQLKAFDAVVREGSFSRAGIRLGLTQPAITIQVKALERYYGKKLFNRRGRGVTPTTTGQSLYEMTQRLFKIEEQVHHLLKNPTDEKSAGDLKVGSDCQGLAIGMVTEWARQHQGVFVTFHNCSVDMAYRELLSGHLDVVITATPTKDNRFVVKTLGDQHLMVLVPKHHPLSNRKTIALEELTGVSNLIYDNGSIIQHIFNQATQGQDKTIQPTMNIGSSDAIRHAVGQGFGVGVVIDSEAASDSRLIVLEVTGVSQHLFSQVIVLKAMEDQPILKSFVSEVAPLVKRQQPVFFPIGMGDISKPREDLVVPLANSANLFQQHLKSVAGTGKQTLSASKR; encoded by the coding sequence ATGAACCATACGCAATTAAAGGCTTTTGACGCCGTTGTTCGCGAGGGTAGCTTTTCTAGGGCAGGAATTCGCTTGGGGTTAACCCAACCAGCAATCACCATCCAGGTAAAAGCACTGGAGCGTTATTATGGGAAAAAATTATTTAACCGTCGCGGGCGGGGGGTAACACCAACCACGACCGGACAATCGCTTTATGAAATGACCCAACGTTTATTTAAAATAGAAGAGCAGGTACACCATTTATTAAAAAACCCAACAGATGAGAAATCCGCTGGCGATTTAAAAGTTGGCAGCGACTGCCAAGGGTTGGCGATTGGCATGGTTACTGAGTGGGCGCGTCAGCACCAAGGTGTTTTTGTAACATTCCATAATTGTTCGGTGGATATGGCGTACCGAGAATTATTGTCGGGTCATTTGGATGTGGTGATTACGGCGACGCCTACCAAAGATAACCGTTTTGTCGTTAAAACATTGGGGGATCAACATTTGATGGTGTTAGTACCAAAGCATCACCCTTTATCCAATAGAAAAACCATTGCTTTGGAGGAATTAACGGGTGTCAGCAATTTGATTTATGACAACGGCTCAATTATCCAGCATATTTTTAACCAAGCCACCCAAGGCCAAGATAAAACAATACAACCCACGATGAATATCGGCAGCAGCGATGCAATACGCCACGCAGTGGGCCAGGGTTTTGGCGTCGGTGTGGTGATTGACAGCGAAGCGGCCTCAGACTCGCGCCTGATTGTCTTGGAGGTCACGGGTGTATCCCAACATTTATTTAGTCAGGTGATTGTTTTAAAGGCGATGGAGGATCAGCCCATCCTCAAAAGTTTTGTTAGTGAGGTGGCCCCGCTTGTCAAAAGGCAGCAACCAGTATTTTTCCCAATCGGCATGGGGGATATCTCAAAACCCCGGGAAGATTTGGTTGTTCCCCTTGCCAACTCCGCAAATCTTTTTCAACAACATTTGAAATCAGTTGCGGGAACCGGCAAGCAAACGCTATCAGCGTCGAAGCGGTAG